AGGagaaaatatattcctttaaatGCATCCTGTATGTGATGTAGGACAGGAACTTTGGCTCTTTgattgttgtaaattgttcgTAGGGAATGAACAAGAATGTCAAGAAAACGAGGACACAAGCCACTACTATCAGACCTACATCACACAATCCTATAAACATAAGCTTGCTGGAAAGCTCTGTAAATTTATGTGTGCCTCAAATGAAAGGTTCACAAGCCTCATATGGTTTCTATGCCGCTGCTTATTAAATGCAATGCATGAGTCCCAGCCATATTATGAactatgtttataccatatttagggcctcgtatttagatctcgtacaaatactcaggggacttaaatgtaattatgggataaaggaaggggcaaatatgtaataagtgaggagtccttattctataaaaggacccctcaccctcacaattggggagGGTCTCTCCTCATCCCTCTCGaagcctcctcacatcccctaagctctaagctctctcttcctcttcaacagagaaatacaatacaatcagtgtggacgtagcccaaaccttggggtgaaccacgatagctcttgtgtcatttacattttatgcagattcacggtcggatttacgttgttccaagacctccggttttgtgcatcaacaaactatTATCAATTCCCTGTTGGGATCTTATTATGAAACTATGAAATTTTGAACGCTACACAAATCTGATGCATTTAAATCCCTAAATGTAGTTCCGAGTGAATTAGTATTACCTCCATGGCAGTTCATTTGACTTGGTTACGCCTACTGATGATACAAGAACAATTCTCTTCAGCGATGAAGGCAGTGCAGATATAAGATTTCTCACACCCTCCCAATCTTGAACAAAAAGTTTAAAGTCAAAATCTCTGAAAGCATAGTTCTAGATGAGTAAGAACATTCGGTTGTGAGCATACTACCCATGCAAGCATGTCCATGAAGTTGGCACAAAATTTATGAATCTATTTGGTATGCAAGGCTGTTCAGCAATCTATTACATCCGAATAGAAGATAAATAGTGCACCATGTTGTATGATGGAGATTCTTGCTCACTGGTAAAGAAAAAGTTTCAAAATGGATAATTCTAACCAACTCTTTCTGGTGTATTATCGCCTTCCCATCGCTTTGAAGGAAAGGCAGTAGTTCCCGAGCAGCAAATCACATGGGTGACTCCCTAAAAGATAAGACATTGTAAAACTAATACTTCAGAATCATTAATCATTGACACATTTATATCCAGTAAATGGAAGAAAGGTACAAGCAACTGAACTTAAAGCACGAACCTCAAAAATAGATGGATCCAGATCCTTTGGATTCCGAGTGTCCCCTTTGAATATCTATCAAGTTTCGAATATTTAGAACTTATACCCCTACTCCTCGTGGAAGGATGCAAATTTAAAGCAAGAAAATGCATGCATTTATCCTCAAAAAATAATTTGGAGGAAGAAATTATCAAGGGAATCGGGAAAGCATACACAATTCATCCACATGTTAAATGTCACCTACTATAATTAATCCAAGTGTTTGGCTCAGTTAAGTCTCAACCTCGTGTCTTAGAAAATAAATCACTGGGCTGGATGCTTTAACTTAACAGAAATATATGCAAAACATTTGAGTGATTGATTGATAGGAATCTCCGGATAAATTACTTACACAGAAATTGGTACCTGCAATGTTTCTTCATCGTGTTCACCAAATAATGTAGTGGCTTTCTCGGGGTCACGCAACAATAGTCGGGACTTGATATTCCGGTCGAGCAACGAAGCCACCACCAGCTGACCTGGAATGAGATTCAGGTTACAAAGTTGCCAAGAAAATCATAAAAGAAGTAAAATCTTGGGAGTACTTATTTGATACAGATACACACCTACTGCACTAATCACTACAAAACCAATCGCATTTCCACAATCACAAGGCTCAATTTCTATAACGCACATAAACCAACATCAATTACAAATACCCGGAAATAGAATtcgaaacaaaataaaagtactagtgatatccacacacacatacatacagacacatatacacacatacatacagacacatatacacacatacatacatacatacatacacacacaaactgacaaacacatacatacatacatatacacataCGCATATATACTACATACATAGTGTTAAAAGATGTCTAGACTGTCCAACTCTAGATTAAAATATCGCTTAAATTCTAATAGATAAATAATAAGAGGGTGTCCCCCTGCAATAGTTTAAATTAGATTAGAATATCACTCGaacagtaaaaaataaataaataaaaagatggTATGTGCAAGCATAGGAAGAGCTAGTAAAGCAAAGCAGGACCACTTGGGGAATACCAACGCCGCCGGTGCCGCCAATGACGAGAACGAGCTTggaagaggaagaaggggaagctTCTGAATTTCCGGTGCGCTCTGAACTTGGGGACTGGACGACTTCTTCTTGGACAGCACCAAGTGCCGGTGGCGATGATCGTCCTTTAGAGCGCGAAATGGTTGTTGAATTGATAGAGGAATTTGCATGGAGATCCAGAGGTGGTGGAATAGAAAAAAGAGGCATTCTGTGAGGGTGGTTTGGGAGATTTCTAGCTGGGATTGGAAGATTAAGAATCGAAGTAGGTGAGAGTCTGGAAGCCATGGCCATGTGAGCAAGAAAGCAGAGGAGGGAAGGAGGAGATGGAAACAGCAGTTTATGACTTGTGGTCGTTGTATTTCTTCTCGGATTTACCAAAATGTCCCCCAAATATCCATTCCATTTAGTACTGGCAGAcaaattcttattttattttttggttttttttcaaaagaaaacgaaattgccaCTAGTACTATAGTTAATTGGTATTTTTtcttacttgtaagtgagatgtcttagatTTTATTCTCGCTAAAGGCGaagttgaactacattattatggCAAACCATTGGATTTAATTTTTGGTGGTtagatttataattttttttaattgttttagccgttggacttaattttttgtttttagatttttttaccTTTATATTTCATTATATTCGATATCAATTATTGGATttaatgtatttataaattatttagaaaaaaaattgaatctacACCTTAGTTGAATCACCTGGGCCATTCGATCAAGAAAATAGTAATTTGTCTTTCTGTAAGTGACCGACAGCGTCAGCAACTGAGTCGCAGCGCTAGGTTCTAGCCACTAACCTCGGCTCATTTTCTCGGGTAAATTTGGCCCCAAAaaaagttttaacccaaaacccttttttGGGAGAAGTTTTGGGCAAGtttaaaactttagttttgagttttaacccaaCTTTTGGATTTGGTCTTAAGACAACTGGGTGTCTAGAATAATAAATGAAATCTCACTCTTGCCGAGCAAGAGCTTCCTTCGAAAGAGATTGTATCCAAAGCTGATTAGCACCAAAAGTGTGACACAATCAAAACAAGAGTATCAACAATGAAGTTAGCCTCATGAAAGTACATGACGAAAACTTATGAAAAGAAATCGAAAAGCTAGTTTTTGAATGTTGAAGATGATGGTACGAAGCCTCCATAAGGATCCTAGGCCAACCATTACTTGAGCAATAgttcttatttttttgttaagcacacaaatttctAAAGGATCCTgactgtaattttttttttttatcttcaagGAAAAAATAGCACACAAATTTGATATCACGCTCTGTATTCTGTGTTTGACCTCTGTATTAAAGAGTGTCAGTTGTGTGCTTAGTTTTATGAGTTCAAACAGCACTGTTGCTCAAATATGGGTCAAAGTCAGGCTGAACTCGGATTCGATTACCATATTCCTTAGTAGGACGATGAAAAGTTGTCCTTGATTAAAATGGGCATCAGCCTCTCTATCAGTGCGATCAAAATGGTCAAACTGCACGAACCTTATCACAGTTGGCATGGGAGGGAGGGGCTGAGGATAGATTCAATCCTCAACTTATAGAAAAATGGGCTACTGTTAGAACTAATGGAGTCATcattttgtatttgttttgttAAACTGGGCCAAAATCAAAGAAATTTGTCTTTTGGATGGAGAAAGTGTCAAATATATAAAACTTTTGGGGTGATAACACATGGAACGAAAAAAACGTACGAGTGCGCAAACAGAAATATAACAGCTTTAAAGGATTGTGTTGAAATATTTCGCATGGATCGTATCTGTGAGAAAAGAAGAGTGTAAATATTTGAACTCTACTTCAACTTATACTTcggcattttgtgataaaacacCCCACATGGGATTGTGCAGTGATAATTACCAAGTTAAGGactgtttggattaaaacttgactttgggctcaagaaaggagctggcccaaaaggaggcctgaAGGGAAAGTCGGCCGAAGCCCAGCCGAAACCCAGGAAAGCAGAAAaagccttttctgacttggtgcagctcatgaagaccatttgctcacctacccaagggccaagtggtatagactgaccagctacacagcccataaagtactttatggtggcattacatgtaaaatagctaatgagtcatcaccctcaaaccgtattcgggcaaggctgctgctacaggaggccaagccgagttgtctatataagaagaaagagaagccaggaataaggacactcaatcaaacaaacaaatgcaagcacaaactctgctcagagccagatttgccttcaaaacgaagctgtagtcagcccaagccttcatccatctcgggacaagccttcatccctcgcgGGATAACCTTTCCTtcaaacctttgtaatagctctgctaccctgtttaaccttgctgtagtatcgattcatcttttgtaatctctctctctctctctctctaagctttcagacccttgacaaaactacaaagataagaacctgcaagacgagcaGCCTTACctgataaggtttaaccttgcccgaccttctttgccttgtttttgtcttttcattcattaagcctagcaatatgttgtatacttccagttatgtgcaagttatttctagcaatatgactattaaaaggctttctcagtacttggatccgatttgaatatatcttcagtgttcaaaccagatccaagtcctaagccctcgggcatgcaaatctgatcagttaaaagtccttggcctcaaggcataaaaaagaaccttatgtggacttaacccatccacgacagtccttgataaacgagaagtccgaagttactgttggaaatgtgccctaaagccaatcatgtgatgatactttacggacatttcacatgttaaactaatctagttttacatataaagggcatacattattgtttgagccgtctcatataaatgttatatgcttaaacgataaagtccaaggaatatgtgattgggagaatgtaatctaatgaagttagattcatgagaccattctttcgtagacacatcctaaacgttcctgatcataggattgtcaattgggcgttgacagtccgttaagatcagtacgtactatgtcttctctcagggagagtgattagtctcgagtcattggtgtgtgtgacatcaagacaagtacgtaggtgctcaatagagaatgagttcactgaacgtgatcaacgaagagttcttatattccatgtcacatgagaactcatgattgggataatgcaaagtagtcctttgacctgaggcatcacagttgtcttatggttaagtctttgatctttgattatgtcaaagtcaccccctcggggtgtccacggcatcgttggggttaagccacttagctatggagacaagtgaatgcgcaacaagggatctctaaccttcaaacagttgagggagaatactctatgatatgatttggaatctctggccagagtatgaatgagattagggaatgcgttccaaatcacattcaaggaaatcatataagcacacgaatcacattggatagtagacatgaataaataaactatcataccaaacaatgtggtcaagagtattagattagagaaggaccgtattgcatttgtaatcccaaactgaataggttctctatcctcttctgattagcttgggtaaccatgatatgctgctaggtgtcactcatggtttgtggaagccctaaacgtgtgtaatcactaaagggagaattgaaaatagtttcaattcacaatcgatgtaaaatggttttaatcgcccactacctcgctaaaaggaacctaatggatcgcacaccataaaaggtggagattgaagattaaacgaaaatgagtaagaatgattaaatggtttaatcatttatttatggcaaggattaattaatatgttaattaatcaaacgaataagttcgttaaagacttcgggatagttttggaccttaaggcccaatgggcttcgaacgtcaagcccattaacttaagttgtatgacaa
This window of the Malus domestica chromosome 03, GDT2T_hap1 genome carries:
- the LOC103427134 gene encoding uncharacterized protein At5g02240, whose translation is MAMASRLSPTSILNLPIPARNLPNHPHRMPLFSIPPPLDLHANSSINSTTISRSKGRSSPPALGAVQEEVVQSPSSERTGNSEASPSSSSKLVLVIGGTGGVGQLVVASLLDRNIKSRLLLRDPEKATTLFGEHDEETLQIFKGDTRNPKDLDPSIFEGVTHVICCSGTTAFPSKRWEGDNTPERVDWEGVRNLISALPSSLKRIVLVSSVGVTKSNELPWSIMNLFGVLKYKKMGEDMLRNSGLPFTIIRPGRLTDGPYTSYDLNTLLKATAGKRRAVLLGQGDKLVGEVSRHVVAEACIQALDIECTEGQIFEVNSVEGEGPGSDQQKWRELFKAARAQ